Proteins found in one Methanofollis fontis genomic segment:
- a CDS encoding ferredoxin-thioredoxin reductase catalytic domain-containing protein, whose amino-acid sequence MPEITDDLIETEQKRLEAETEAGGYHLNPDREFVATLVRGLLENEGRYGYRACPCRLASGDRERDLDIICPCDYRDPDLTEHGACYCALYVSGAVVAGERTVRPVPERRPPGGPERREISSSGIGALPLPVWRCRVCGYLCAREQPPEVCPVCRAAKDRFERFI is encoded by the coding sequence ATGCCGGAGATCACCGACGATCTCATCGAGACGGAGCAGAAACGCCTGGAGGCCGAGACCGAAGCCGGCGGCTATCACCTCAACCCGGACAGGGAGTTCGTGGCGACACTGGTCCGCGGCCTGCTCGAGAATGAGGGGCGGTACGGCTACCGGGCATGCCCGTGCCGTCTGGCCTCCGGAGACCGGGAGAGGGACCTGGATATCATCTGCCCCTGCGACTACCGCGACCCCGACCTCACCGAGCATGGCGCCTGTTATTGTGCCCTGTATGTTTCTGGCGCCGTGGTTGCCGGGGAGCGGACGGTCAGGCCCGTCCCGGAGCGCCGCCCGCCTGGAGGGCCGGAGCGGAGGGAAATCTCATCGAGCGGCATCGGTGCCCTGCCGCTGCCGGTATGGCGTTGCCGCGTCTGCGGCTATCTCTGTGCTCGTGAACAGCCGCCAGAGGTCTGTCCGGTCTGCCGGGCCGCAAAAGACCGGTTTGAACGATTCATATAG
- a CDS encoding glutaredoxin family protein has translation MELVHVDGQDRGEVVLYALSTCGWCGKTKNLLTSLDVAFDYVYVDLLERDEMEQVYAEMMQRYNPSGSFPTLVINGTVIVGFQEDEIREALA, from the coding sequence ATGGAACTGGTTCATGTAGACGGCCAGGACCGCGGAGAGGTGGTGCTCTATGCCCTGAGCACCTGCGGGTGGTGCGGCAAGACAAAGAACCTCCTCACGTCCCTGGACGTCGCATTCGATTATGTGTATGTCGATCTGCTTGAGCGTGATGAGATGGAGCAGGTATACGCCGAGATGATGCAGCGTTACAACCCGAGCGGCTCGTTCCCCACGCTGGTCATCAACGGTACGGTGATCGTCGGTTTTCAGGAGGACGAGATCAGGGAGGCGCTTGCCTGA
- a CDS encoding DUF1622 domain-containing protein, whose amino-acid sequence MLLEIYGVAAEIFSLAGAIVIIYGGLRAAVMTVQKEVLKKAIRYTHIRLDFTGKIVFGLEFFIAADILSTLIQPTQDELILLGSVVVIRTILGYFLSREAVDLTLD is encoded by the coding sequence ATGCTCCTGGAGATATACGGGGTAGCGGCAGAGATATTCAGCCTGGCCGGTGCCATCGTGATCATCTACGGGGGGTTGCGTGCCGCCGTCATGACGGTCCAGAAGGAGGTGCTGAAAAAGGCGATCAGGTATACGCATATCAGGCTGGACTTTACCGGAAAAATTGTATTCGGCCTCGAATTTTTTATTGCAGCCGACATTCTCTCGACACTCATCCAGCCGACTCAGGATGAATTGATACTCCTCGGGAGTGTCGTCGTCATCAGGACAATCCTGGGGTATTTCCTGAGTCGGGAGGCCGTGGACCTGACGCTCGACTGA
- the hxlB gene encoding 6-phospho-3-hexuloisomerase, translating into MENHEVQDMMRLMASKIASIADKIANSEVELFLHELLCAKRVYVLGAGRSGLVAKAFAMRLMHLGLQCFVVGETVTPAMAEGDVLVVLSGSGKTKTVAELAETAKEIGGRVCLITSNPDSRIGKIADCIVEIESHRDEVKDESVEFEIRQMMGEHKSFAPLGTIFETTTMVFIDAIVSRLMEITETDVEDLKCRHANIE; encoded by the coding sequence ATGGAAAATCATGAAGTGCAGGATATGATGCGGTTGATGGCGTCGAAAATCGCCTCAATTGCAGATAAAATCGCCAATTCCGAGGTGGAGCTCTTTCTCCACGAACTCCTCTGTGCAAAGCGGGTCTATGTCCTCGGCGCCGGTCGCTCCGGCCTCGTGGCAAAGGCGTTTGCGATGCGGTTGATGCATCTCGGGCTTCAGTGCTTTGTCGTCGGGGAAACGGTCACGCCGGCCATGGCCGAGGGTGATGTGCTGGTGGTGCTCTCGGGTTCGGGCAAGACAAAGACCGTCGCCGAACTGGCCGAGACCGCCAAGGAGATCGGAGGCAGGGTCTGCCTGATCACCTCCAATCCTGACTCACGGATCGGCAAAATTGCCGACTGCATCGTCGAGATCGAGTCTCACCGCGATGAGGTCAAGGACGAATCGGTGGAGTTCGAGATCAGGCAGATGATGGGCGAACACAAGTCCTTCGCCCCCCTCGGCACGATCTTCGAGACCACGACGATGGTGTTCATCGATGCGATCGTCTCCCGTCTCATGGAGATCACCGAGACCGACGTCGAAGACCTGAAATGCAGGCACGCCAATATCGAGTGA
- a CDS encoding M42 family metallopeptidase codes for MVKELLKKLSDAHGISGSEGSVAAVIRAEVEPYVDEITEDRMGNLIAVKRGDDFSVLLAAHMDEIGMMTKYIDEKGFVRFVTVGGWFDPTLYAQRVVLHGAKGPVYGVIGGKPPHVMKEEERKKPLKVDDMFIDVGAESAEEAEALGIEVGTPISLDREFRELSGHRVTGKAFDNRAGCAMLIKMLQTVSSPHTIYGVFTVQEEVGLKGARTVAYRLKPDCAIATDTTIPGDHPGVERKDVSLLMGAGPAITILDSNGRGLIANRRMVAWLREAARTTDISVQLEVGKGGTTDATSIHLERGGIPSTTLSIPTRYIHSPVEVVDLRDIEGGVALLVEALKTRPEF; via the coding sequence ATGGTGAAGGAACTGCTGAAAAAACTCTCGGATGCCCATGGCATCTCAGGGAGCGAGGGGAGCGTCGCCGCAGTGATCAGGGCCGAGGTGGAGCCCTATGTCGATGAGATCACCGAAGACCGGATGGGGAACCTGATCGCCGTGAAGCGGGGGGACGACTTCTCAGTCCTGCTCGCCGCCCATATGGACGAGATCGGGATGATGACCAAATACATCGATGAGAAGGGGTTCGTCAGGTTCGTGACCGTCGGCGGATGGTTCGATCCGACCCTGTATGCCCAGCGCGTTGTTCTGCATGGTGCAAAGGGTCCGGTCTACGGTGTCATCGGCGGCAAACCTCCCCATGTGATGAAGGAGGAGGAGCGGAAAAAGCCGCTGAAGGTGGACGATATGTTCATCGATGTCGGCGCGGAATCAGCCGAGGAGGCGGAAGCCCTGGGGATCGAGGTCGGCACACCGATCAGCCTGGACCGGGAGTTTCGGGAGCTCTCCGGCCACCGGGTGACCGGGAAGGCCTTCGACAACAGGGCCGGGTGCGCCATGCTGATCAAGATGCTCCAGACCGTCTCGTCCCCGCACACCATCTACGGGGTCTTCACGGTGCAGGAGGAGGTGGGGCTGAAGGGGGCCCGCACGGTTGCATACCGTCTGAAGCCCGACTGCGCCATCGCAACCGACACCACCATCCCCGGCGACCATCCAGGTGTGGAGCGCAAGGACGTCTCCCTCCTGATGGGGGCGGGCCCGGCGATCACCATCCTGGACAGCAACGGACGGGGCCTGATCGCAAACCGTCGCATGGTCGCCTGGCTCCGCGAGGCCGCACGCACAACCGATATCAGCGTCCAGCTCGAGGTCGGGAAGGGCGGGACCACGGACGCCACCTCGATCCATCTGGAGAGAGGAGGCATACCGAGCACCACGCTCAGCATCCCGACCAGATATATCCACTCTCCCGTGGAGGTCGTGGACCTCAGGGATATCGAGGGCGGCGTTGCCCTGCTCGTTGAGGCCCTGAAGACCCGGCCCGAATTTTAA
- a CDS encoding WD40 repeat domain-containing protein, which produces MNEMWSEGIGGEIKSVSISPEGSYIAVGTASVGGLHLYSRDGEHLWTHPTGCSVFGSAVSSDGEYIVMGSEYVRVFNLEGEIEWQWDSGYFAYSVAITPDGAYIAVGSDDKSVTLLEYGEGKIWRYELPDDPTCVDLSADGQYVVAGTDGQVYLLDGDGELVWEIDVGKGVQSVAIAPDGTSIAAGTLDYRSHLISKEGEILWRYMTNNRVFGVALSENGDVVTGSHDDHLYIINGDGDRILETETSGHINDVDVSSDGSVVVAGTGNGDQHLILYERATQEMTEPEPTEPEPTAVIETIENIGENVSEELTASTMPAAAVKEESYLSLKFTGLTDTASPLYALAAGIVVIASAAYLGHRRRR; this is translated from the coding sequence ATGAACGAGATGTGGTCAGAAGGGATCGGCGGCGAGATAAAATCGGTCTCCATCTCTCCAGAAGGATCGTATATTGCGGTCGGAACAGCGAGTGTCGGGGGTCTGCACCTCTATTCCCGGGACGGAGAACATCTCTGGACCCATCCGACCGGATGCTCCGTCTTTGGTTCGGCGGTCTCTTCGGATGGCGAATACATTGTCATGGGCTCCGAATATGTGCGGGTGTTCAACCTGGAGGGTGAGATCGAGTGGCAGTGGGATTCCGGCTATTTTGCCTACAGTGTTGCGATCACCCCTGATGGAGCATATATCGCCGTCGGGAGTGACGATAAGAGCGTCACCCTCCTCGAGTATGGCGAGGGCAAGATCTGGCGGTATGAACTCCCGGACGATCCGACCTGCGTGGACCTCTCCGCCGACGGGCAGTATGTGGTTGCAGGAACAGACGGACAGGTCTACCTCCTCGATGGTGACGGCGAGCTGGTGTGGGAGATCGATGTTGGAAAAGGGGTCCAGTCGGTTGCGATAGCACCGGACGGCACCTCCATTGCTGCCGGCACGCTCGATTACCGTTCTCACCTCATATCAAAGGAGGGAGAGATCCTGTGGAGGTATATGACCAACAACCGTGTGTTCGGGGTTGCACTATCAGAGAACGGGGATGTCGTCACCGGATCGCACGACGATCATCTCTATATCATCAACGGTGACGGCGACCGGATCCTTGAAACAGAGACCTCCGGACATATCAATGATGTGGATGTTTCGTCCGATGGATCGGTTGTTGTAGCCGGCACCGGAAACGGGGACCAGCACCTCATCCTGTATGAGCGGGCCACACAGGAGATGACAGAACCGGAACCGACGGAACCGGAACCGACAGCGGTGATCGAGACCATTGAAAACATCGGAGAGAACGTCTCGGAGGAATTGACCGCTTCAACGATGCCGGCGGCAGCGGTAAAAGAGGAGTCCTATCTCTCATTGAAGTTTACGGGGCTTACCGACACCGCATCGCCGCTCTATGCCCTTGCAGCGGGGATTGTTGTGATCGCATCGGCAGCATATCTCGGCCACCGGCGGAGGAGATGA
- a CDS encoding iron ABC transporter substrate-binding protein, translated as MNRNLYCGIICACLLAGCILISGCTGGSTTVTDGASPTVTITDAMGRSVEVPAEIDSVVCSGSGCLRYLTYLGAEDLIVGVDDIEHRVEPMDARPYFMANPQFRDYPLIGEYRGLDDPEKILALQPDVIFKTYPEMGYNPVELQEKTGIPVVTLNYGDIGLHRDDFYTSLRTMGAVLGRDERADEVIAFFDAAIADLDNRTSDAADGTTAVYVGGIAYKGAHGLQSTEAAYPPFLFINTENVAYDASKGVDGQITGATPVAKEKILEWDPDVVFIDLATLQLTDGSNAIDELKNDPAYAGLSVRESGEVYGVLPYSWYSQNQGSILADAYFIGKTLYPDRFSDVDPAVKADEIYSFLVEEPVFSEMNSEFGGMAFTRLSLQ; from the coding sequence ATGAACAGGAATTTATATTGCGGGATTATCTGTGCCTGCCTGCTTGCGGGATGTATCCTGATCTCGGGCTGCACCGGAGGTTCGACGACTGTTACCGACGGGGCATCCCCGACCGTCACCATCACCGATGCCATGGGGCGATCGGTGGAGGTGCCGGCAGAGATCGACAGCGTCGTCTGTTCGGGGTCGGGATGTCTGCGCTATCTCACCTATCTCGGGGCTGAGGACCTGATCGTCGGCGTGGACGACATCGAGCATCGCGTTGAACCGATGGACGCACGCCCCTATTTCATGGCCAACCCGCAGTTCAGGGACTATCCCCTCATCGGCGAGTACAGGGGACTGGACGACCCGGAGAAGATCCTCGCCCTCCAGCCCGATGTGATCTTCAAGACCTATCCTGAGATGGGCTATAATCCGGTTGAACTGCAGGAAAAAACCGGCATCCCGGTCGTAACACTCAATTACGGCGATATCGGCCTTCACCGGGACGATTTCTACACCTCGCTCAGGACGATGGGCGCGGTGCTCGGGCGCGATGAACGCGCCGACGAGGTGATCGCGTTCTTCGATGCGGCCATCGCCGACCTCGACAACCGCACATCCGACGCCGCCGACGGCACCACCGCCGTGTATGTGGGCGGCATCGCCTACAAGGGTGCGCACGGCCTTCAGTCCACCGAAGCCGCCTATCCGCCGTTCCTGTTCATCAATACGGAAAACGTCGCATATGACGCATCGAAGGGAGTGGACGGGCAGATCACCGGGGCCACCCCGGTCGCAAAGGAAAAGATCCTGGAATGGGACCCTGACGTGGTCTTCATCGATCTCGCCACCCTGCAGCTCACCGACGGTTCGAACGCCATCGACGAACTCAAAAACGATCCCGCATATGCAGGCCTCTCGGTCAGAGAGAGCGGCGAAGTGTATGGCGTTCTTCCCTACAGCTGGTACAGCCAGAACCAGGGATCCATTCTGGCCGATGCCTATTTCATCGGCAAGACCCTCTACCCGGACCGCTTCTCCGACGTGGACCCGGCAGTGAAGGCGGACGAGATCTACTCGTTCCTGGTCGAAGAACCGGTCTTCTCTGAGATGAACAGCGAATTCGGGGGCATGGCCTTCACCCGCCTCTCCCTCCAGTAA
- a CDS encoding FecCD family ABC transporter permease codes for MHLAHGEIPEEYLRYTGRKVAVICGGFVLLLLVFIYSIAVGAVGIPPADVVSVLVSGMLERLGLPALAASAPAMYDRIIWEIRLPQALAGVIAGLGLAVAGVAMQSILRNPLGSPSTLGIANAAAFGAAFAVMVLGAGTMQSTGATAVTISNPYITTTVAFVFSMLATFVILGISRIRRASPEVMVLAGVALSSLFTAGTMFLQFFADDTQLAAMVFWTFGDLGRASWSEIWIMGAVALLGAVYFYANSWNYNAIDAGDETAKGLGVGVERLRLAGMLVSSLLTAVIVAFLGVIGFVGLICPHIMRRIVGDDHRFLIPATCIAGAVLLIASDTAARLMLAPHILPVSILTAFMGAPVFLYLLIRGYTR; via the coding sequence ATGCACCTGGCACACGGTGAAATACCCGAAGAATATCTCCGGTATACCGGACGGAAGGTTGCAGTGATCTGCGGCGGTTTCGTCCTCCTCCTCCTGGTCTTCATCTACTCCATCGCCGTGGGCGCCGTCGGCATCCCGCCCGCCGACGTGGTCTCGGTCCTGGTCTCGGGAATGCTGGAACGTCTGGGTCTTCCCGCCCTCGCTGCCTCCGCTCCCGCCATGTATGACCGGATCATCTGGGAGATCAGGCTGCCGCAGGCGCTTGCCGGTGTGATCGCCGGTCTCGGTCTCGCCGTTGCCGGCGTGGCCATGCAGTCGATCCTGAGAAATCCGCTTGGTTCTCCCTCGACCCTCGGCATTGCCAATGCGGCGGCGTTTGGTGCCGCATTCGCCGTGATGGTCCTGGGCGCCGGGACGATGCAGAGTACCGGGGCGACGGCTGTGACGATATCGAACCCCTATATCACCACGACGGTCGCCTTCGTCTTCTCGATGCTGGCGACCTTTGTCATCCTGGGCATCTCGCGTATCAGGCGCGCCTCGCCCGAGGTGATGGTGCTCGCCGGCGTCGCCCTCAGTTCGCTCTTCACCGCCGGCACGATGTTCCTGCAGTTCTTTGCCGACGACACCCAGCTTGCCGCCATGGTCTTCTGGACCTTCGGCGACCTCGGTCGGGCGAGCTGGAGCGAGATCTGGATCATGGGGGCGGTCGCCCTGCTCGGGGCCGTCTACTTCTATGCCAACAGCTGGAACTACAATGCCATCGATGCGGGCGACGAGACCGCAAAGGGACTGGGCGTGGGGGTTGAACGGCTCCGCCTCGCCGGCATGCTCGTTTCCTCCCTGCTGACGGCGGTGATCGTCGCCTTCCTCGGCGTGATCGGGTTCGTCGGGCTGATCTGCCCGCATATCATGCGGAGGATCGTGGGCGACGATCACCGTTTCCTGATCCCGGCCACCTGCATCGCCGGCGCCGTGCTCCTGATCGCCTCGGATACCGCCGCCCGCCTGATGCTGGCGCCGCATATCCTGCCGGTCTCGATCCTGACGGCCTTCATGGGTGCGCCGGTCTTTCTCTATCTTCTGATCCGGGGGTATACCAGATGA
- a CDS encoding ABC transporter ATP-binding protein, which yields MMIQVSGVGFEYRSIPILRDVAFAVDRGQVVSIMGPNGVGKTTLLKCMNAILRPRAGTVMVGEEDVLSLDQIEIAKRIGYVPQRCETGRLTAFDAILLGRRPYIRWRVDEKDLRIVDAAIKKLNLGDLSLRFIDEMSGGELQKVSIARALVQEPQVLLLDEPTSSLDLKNQIEIMSTVREAVHSHNVAAVITMHDLNTALRYSDRFVFLKDRTILAAGGREIVTPDVISEVYGVPVDVETHRGYPLVIPAI from the coding sequence ATGATGATACAGGTTTCCGGGGTCGGTTTCGAGTACCGATCGATCCCCATCCTCAGGGATGTGGCGTTTGCCGTCGACCGCGGTCAGGTGGTCTCGATCATGGGGCCGAACGGCGTCGGCAAGACGACGCTGCTGAAGTGCATGAACGCCATCCTCCGGCCGCGTGCCGGAACGGTGATGGTGGGTGAGGAGGACGTGCTCTCCCTCGACCAGATCGAGATCGCAAAACGGATCGGCTATGTGCCGCAGCGGTGCGAGACCGGGCGGCTGACGGCGTTCGATGCCATTCTGCTCGGGCGAAGGCCGTACATCAGGTGGAGGGTGGACGAGAAGGACCTCAGGATCGTGGATGCGGCGATCAAGAAACTCAATCTCGGCGACCTCTCGCTCCGGTTCATCGACGAGATGAGCGGCGGCGAACTCCAGAAGGTGAGCATTGCGCGTGCCCTCGTCCAGGAACCGCAGGTGCTCCTCCTCGACGAACCGACCAGCAGCCTGGACCTGAAAAACCAGATCGAGATCATGTCCACGGTGCGCGAGGCCGTCCATTCCCACAATGTCGCCGCCGTGATCACCATGCACGACCTGAACACCGCTCTGCGCTACTCAGACCGGTTCGTATTCCTCAAGGACCGGACGATCCTGGCCGCCGGGGGCCGGGAGATCGTGACGCCCGATGTGATCTCCGAGGTCTATGGCGTGCCGGTCGATGTCGAGACCCACCGGGGCTATCCCCTGGTCATCCCGGCGATCTGA
- a CDS encoding pyridoxal phosphate-dependent aminotransferase, protein MAEERFARRVTGIEISGIRRMFEGAGKDAINLGIGQPDFPTPSHIGEAAVRAIREGKTGYTPNAGIPELREAIVSKFERENGLNYSNDQVITTAGASEALHIVMQAMVDAGDRVLLADPGFVSYAALATLAGGVPEGMPLDDGLHIDIDAAQERMTGARLLVLNSPANPTGMVESPESIRAIVECAEDAGVTVVSDEVYEHFTYGKPHVSAARFGENVVTINAVSKTYSMTGWRIGWLAASTEIVEECLKVHQYCQACATSIAQYAALAALTGDQSPVAAMRDEYRQRRDLLCGGLRDLGFTFPMPEGAFYAFVPMTSALIEAIIQNGVVVVPGSAFGSRAPDYGRISYAASQQDLRTALERIAAAVAEN, encoded by the coding sequence ATGGCAGAGGAGAGGTTTGCACGGAGGGTCACCGGGATCGAGATATCGGGGATACGCCGGATGTTCGAGGGCGCAGGAAAGGACGCCATCAATCTCGGCATCGGCCAGCCGGATTTTCCGACCCCCTCGCACATCGGCGAGGCGGCGGTCCGGGCCATCCGTGAAGGAAAAACAGGCTACACACCGAACGCCGGTATCCCAGAACTGAGAGAGGCGATCGTCTCAAAGTTCGAGCGGGAAAACGGCCTGAACTACTCGAACGATCAGGTGATCACCACGGCCGGGGCGAGCGAGGCCCTCCACATCGTGATGCAGGCGATGGTGGATGCCGGCGACCGGGTGCTCCTTGCCGACCCCGGATTCGTCTCCTATGCCGCCCTTGCAACCCTCGCCGGCGGGGTGCCCGAAGGGATGCCGCTGGACGATGGCCTGCACATCGACATCGACGCCGCGCAGGAGCGGATGACGGGGGCGCGCCTGCTGGTGCTCAACTCTCCGGCCAACCCCACCGGCATGGTGGAGAGCCCGGAATCCATCCGGGCGATCGTCGAATGCGCCGAGGACGCCGGTGTCACGGTGGTCTCGGACGAGGTCTATGAGCATTTCACCTACGGGAAACCGCATGTGAGTGCGGCCCGCTTCGGTGAGAACGTCGTGACCATAAACGCCGTTTCAAAGACCTATTCAATGACCGGGTGGCGCATCGGGTGGCTTGCAGCCAGCACAGAGATCGTCGAGGAGTGCCTGAAGGTGCACCAGTACTGCCAGGCCTGCGCCACGTCCATCGCCCAGTATGCCGCCCTCGCCGCCCTCACCGGCGACCAGTCCCCGGTGGCGGCGATGCGGGACGAATACCGGCAGAGGCGCGACCTGCTCTGCGGGGGGCTGCGAGACCTCGGCTTCACCTTCCCGATGCCTGAAGGTGCGTTCTACGCATTTGTCCCGATGACATCCGCCCTCATTGAAGCCATTATCCAGAACGGTGTGGTGGTCGTGCCGGGTTCGGCATTCGGATCCCGCGCTCCGGACTATGGCCGCATCAGTTATGCGGCATCGCAACAGGATCTGCGCACGGCCCTGGAGCGGATCGCCGCCGCCGTGGCCGAGAATTAA
- a CDS encoding HAD family hydrolase, giving the protein MKAVLFDMDNTLWDFVAAKREACRAVVEHAGKGDADELFSYFGRPGVGFEDPGNVIEYLLDIGANGSCVMPCCRVYEQVKLASIHLYPGVDETLETLVSAGLSLAVVTDAHSSQARARLSKAGIIEHFACIVTPDISGGRKPDHASFLHALRTLPAHPGDAMVVGDSIRREIEPAHALGMRTAYALYGDRSETGAPICRPDHVLDDIRDLIAILTP; this is encoded by the coding sequence GTGAAGGCCGTGCTCTTTGACATGGACAACACCCTCTGGGACTTTGTGGCGGCCAAGAGGGAGGCGTGCCGGGCGGTGGTGGAGCATGCGGGAAAAGGCGACGCCGATGAACTCTTCTCTTATTTTGGTCGTCCGGGCGTCGGATTCGAGGACCCCGGCAATGTGATCGAGTACCTGCTTGACATCGGCGCCAACGGCTCCTGTGTCATGCCGTGCTGCAGGGTCTATGAACAGGTAAAACTCGCCTCGATCCACCTCTATCCGGGCGTGGACGAGACCCTTGAAACCCTGGTCTCTGCCGGCCTATCGCTGGCCGTGGTCACGGACGCCCACTCATCACAGGCGCGGGCGCGCCTCTCGAAGGCCGGCATCATCGAGCATTTCGCCTGCATCGTCACCCCGGACATCTCAGGCGGGAGAAAACCGGATCATGCCTCGTTTCTTCATGCGCTGCGCACCCTTCCTGCCCATCCCGGGGACGCCATGGTCGTCGGCGACAGCATCAGGAGGGAGATCGAACCGGCCCATGCCCTTGGTATGCGGACGGCCTATGCCCTCTACGGAGACCGGAGTGAGACTGGTGCCCCGATATGCAGGCCCGACCATGTGCTCGACGATATCAGGGACCTGATCGCCATTCTCACCCCCTGA
- a CDS encoding PIN domain-containing protein: MTQTEVRSSELCILANLFEGQFTLSYPIYDIELLRVDTDSNGYRVEFPATEADFSSGMGIFGEYGFEMPTYGDFEECLLASGATTYENLDAFLQQGELYHGLKKDVRFGLDTNLLYHRFATVTGAVRPEEVILLDIVKQEIEFALNHKYSGRLIGHLSRAAPDGAGIIAEFENRKKKKSRKAAHLAMAEYRALRDRALLLDTDGHAAHATHENDDLIVRALRHFEEERSELPVLLTADAAMADLCDAEGVEYYLFRAPFRVRPHHLSPWTLFRLITTLSVVFGVISIDSVLVFSEYGGKGNEADAFRLTFIDEDRHTEFARDVEVCRKLLALGIER; the protein is encoded by the coding sequence ATGACGCAGACAGAGGTCCGGAGCAGTGAATTGTGCATCCTTGCAAACCTGTTTGAAGGACAATTTACGCTCTCCTACCCGATATACGACATCGAACTCCTCAGGGTCGATACCGACAGCAATGGATACCGGGTTGAGTTTCCGGCGACCGAGGCGGATTTCTCATCCGGAATGGGAATATTCGGCGAATATGGCTTTGAAATGCCGACATACGGGGACTTTGAGGAATGTCTCCTCGCTTCCGGCGCCACGACTTACGAGAACCTCGACGCCTTCCTCCAGCAGGGGGAACTCTACCATGGCCTGAAAAAAGACGTCAGGTTCGGGCTGGACACCAACCTCCTCTATCATCGTTTTGCCACGGTCACCGGCGCCGTCCGACCCGAAGAAGTGATACTCCTGGACATCGTCAAGCAGGAGATCGAGTTCGCCCTGAACCACAAGTATTCGGGCCGCCTGATCGGGCATCTCAGCCGGGCCGCACCGGATGGAGCGGGGATCATCGCGGAGTTCGAGAACAGAAAGAAGAAAAAATCCCGGAAAGCAGCCCACCTTGCGATGGCCGAATACCGCGCCCTCCGGGACCGCGCCCTCCTCCTGGACACCGACGGGCATGCGGCCCATGCGACGCATGAGAACGACGACCTGATCGTCCGTGCACTCCGCCACTTCGAGGAGGAGCGGTCCGAACTTCCTGTTCTCCTGACGGCCGATGCGGCAATGGCGGATCTCTGCGATGCCGAAGGCGTGGAATATTATCTCTTCAGGGCACCCTTCAGGGTCAGGCCGCACCACCTCTCTCCCTGGACGCTGTTCAGGCTGATCACCACCCTATCAGTTGTCTTCGGGGTGATCTCGATCGATTCGGTGCTGGTCTTCAGCGAATACGGCGGCAAGGGCAACGAGGCGGATGCCTTCAGGCTAACGTTCATTGACGAGGACCGGCATACAGAGTTTGCGAGGGACGTCGAGGTATGCAGGAAACTTCTTGCACTGGGGATCGAGCGGTGA
- a CDS encoding endonuclease dU produces MHTGKTGLRTLGVAESFVGGGPSVLAGVVMRKDLLIDGIAYSEASVGGMDATDAVIALYESLGRRDINLIMLSGCVIAWYNIIEPARVSQATGCPVIVVTYEDSEGLEDDISTHFPDDTERLAAYRRLGERSAFTPGTGHTLYYRAEGIEHEAACQMIDALTLAGRVPEPLRVARLAARAVMRWRCLPK; encoded by the coding sequence ATGCATACGGGGAAGACGGGACTGCGCACACTCGGTGTTGCCGAGAGTTTTGTCGGCGGCGGTCCTTCGGTTCTTGCCGGCGTTGTGATGCGAAAGGACCTGCTCATCGACGGCATCGCCTATTCTGAAGCGAGTGTTGGCGGCATGGATGCCACGGATGCCGTGATCGCACTCTATGAGTCCCTCGGGCGGCGGGACATCAACCTGATCATGCTCTCCGGGTGCGTGATCGCATGGTACAATATCATCGAACCGGCACGGGTCAGTCAGGCCACCGGGTGCCCGGTGATCGTCGTCACCTATGAGGATTCGGAGGGGCTTGAGGACGATATCAGCACCCATTTCCCTGACGACACCGAACGGCTGGCAGCCTACCGGCGCCTTGGCGAGAGAAGCGCTTTTACTCCGGGCACGGGTCACACGCTCTATTATCGGGCCGAGGGGATCGAGCATGAGGCGGCGTGCCAGATGATCGATGCCCTCACCCTTGCCGGACGGGTGCCAGAACCCCTCCGTGTGGCGCGCCTTGCCGCACGGGCCGTCATGCGGTGGCGGTGTCTGCCGAAATAA